From the genome of Candidatus Tanganyikabacteria bacterium:
TCTTCGACCAGGCCGATTTCGACCTCCTCCCCGAGTCGGTGCGCTTGATCGCGTTCGAACTCGGGCTGCGCTTCTTCACCGACCACGTTCAGGGCGACACCTACTTCAAGGTCGCCAGGCGGGGCCAGAACCTCGCCCGGGCGCTCGTCCAGTTCAGGCTCGCCGAGAGCATCCACGACAGCTTCGACGAACTGCGGCGCATCGTCCAGGCCTTGCGGTGAACCCGGCCGCGTTCTATCTGGAGCCCCATCCCGGGCTGCCGTTTCCCCGGGACGTGGTGGTCCGCGGCTCCGCCCGCCGCGCCGGCACCAGGCTGCGCATGGCCTGGAGCCTCGCGGGTCCGCCCGGGGCCTTCGTGGCGCCCGCCCCGCCGATCCGGCCGGAACGGCGCCGCGGCCTCTGGGAAGACACTTGCTGCGAGTTCTTCCTCGCGTTTCCGGAGCGGCCCGGGTACCGGGAGTTCAACCTGTCCCCCGCGGGACACTGGAACGTCTTCCGCTTCGACTCCTACCGCGCCGGGATGCGCGAAGAGACGGCCTTCGCCGCCCTGGCCTTCGCGGCGGCCGGCGACGAGCACGGCTGCGAAGTCACGGCGGAGTTCGACCTGGCGCCGCTGGACGGTGCCGCCGGGCCCTGGCGTC
Proteins encoded in this window:
- a CDS encoding DOMON-like domain-containing protein codes for the protein MNPAAFYLEPHPGLPFPRDVVVRGSARRAGTRLRMAWSLAGPPGAFVAPAPPIRPERRRGLWEDTCCEFFLAFPERPGYREFNLSPAGHWNVFRFDSYRAGMREETAFAALAFAAAGDEHGCEVTAEFDLAPLDGAAGPWRLAVATVVSGAGGLSYWALAHPRPEPDFHDAGGFLIRLDA